A portion of the Cryptomeria japonica chromosome 5, Sugi_1.0, whole genome shotgun sequence genome contains these proteins:
- the LOC131036798 gene encoding pathogenesis-related protein 1A, giving the protein MTKISLMWLLLIVYFLQLCAGQDLKTQYLSPHNDARSQVGVGPLVWDDTVAAYAQNYANQRMADCAMQHSGGQYGENLFGGQGAEFTPADAVRSWVNEKKYYDYNSNSCAQGKVCGHYTQVVWKNSQKLGCARVKCNNGGIFITCNYDPPGNYVGQKPY; this is encoded by the coding sequence ATGACGAAGATATCTCTAATGTGGCTTCTTTTGATCGTTTACTTCCTGCAATTGTGCGCAGGGCAGGACTTGAAAACACAGTATTTAAGTCCTCACAACGATGCGAGGTCTCAAGTGGGCGTGGGCCCTCTGGTGTGGGACGATACTGTGGCTGCCTACGCGCAGAACTATGCTAATCAACGCATGGCGGACTGTGCGATGCAACATTCAGGCGGTCAGTATGGAGAAAACCTTTTCGGAGGACAAGGTGCGGAATTTACACCTGCAGATGCCGTGAGATCATGGGTTAACGAAAAGAAATATTACGATTATAATTCCAATTCATGTGCTCAAGGGAAAGTGTGCGGACATTATACTCAAGTGGTGTGGAAAAATTCGCAGAAGCTTGGCTGTGCTCGTGTTAAATGTAATAATGGAGGTATTTTCATTACCTGCAATTACGATCCGCCTGGGAATTACGTAGGCCAGAAGCCCTACTGA